Proteins from a genomic interval of bacterium:
- the nusB gene encoding transcription antitermination factor NusB encodes MTRRRLARESALQMLYQAELGGADGVRESYWSTRFPHPEVVEFADRLVERYFADPERIDGLVRENLENYRLERLGHIERALLRVALAEMLEGETPARVVIDEAVEIGRDYAGEEAVAIVNAVLDRAARKLGLL; translated from the coding sequence ATGACCCGAAGACGCCTGGCCCGCGAGTCCGCGCTGCAGATGCTGTACCAGGCCGAGCTGGGCGGCGCCGACGGCGTGAGGGAGAGCTACTGGAGCACCCGCTTCCCCCACCCCGAGGTGGTGGAGTTCGCCGACCGCCTGGTGGAGCGTTACTTCGCGGACCCTGAGCGGATTGACGGCCTCGTCCGCGAAAATCTGGAGAATTACCGGCTCGAGCGCCTGGGGCACATCGAGCGTGCGCTGTTGCGCGTAGCGCTCGCCGAGATGCTCGAGGGGGAAACCCCGGCGCGGGTGGTCATAGACGAGGCGGTGGAAATCGGCCGGGACTACGCGGGCGAGGAGGCCGTGGCCATCGTCAACGCCGTCCTGGACCGGGCGGCCCGAAAGCTGGGGTTGTTATGA